A single genomic interval of Cupriavidus sp. MP-37 harbors:
- a CDS encoding NAD kinase: protein MSAPAKASAVRTPFKTVALVGRYSTAGIEGPLEEIASYILRNGQDVVFERETALATGLTAYPALSAEEIGTQADVAVVLGGDGTLLGLARQLAGYDVPLIGVNHGRLGFMTDIALEDAHTVLPDMLDGRYESETRLLLASRVVRDDMDIFSALALNDVVVNRSGISGMVELAVSVDGHFMYNQRSDGLIVSTATGSTAYALSAGGPILHPTLSGVVLVPIAPHALSNRPIVLPHDAEVTIEVASARDASVNFDMQSLTSLLPGDRIVVRRSQKTINLLHPVGYNYYATLRKKLHWHEYPSEDNRL from the coding sequence ATGTCCGCCCCAGCCAAAGCCAGCGCCGTGCGCACTCCGTTCAAGACCGTCGCCCTGGTGGGCCGGTACTCCACCGCCGGCATCGAAGGGCCGCTGGAAGAGATCGCCTCCTACATCCTGCGCAACGGCCAGGATGTGGTGTTCGAGCGCGAGACCGCGCTGGCCACCGGGCTGACCGCCTACCCCGCCCTGTCCGCCGAGGAGATCGGCACGCAGGCCGACGTGGCGGTGGTGCTAGGCGGCGACGGCACGCTGCTGGGCCTCGCGCGCCAGCTTGCCGGCTATGACGTGCCGCTGATCGGCGTGAACCATGGGCGGCTCGGTTTCATGACCGATATTGCGCTGGAGGATGCGCACACCGTGCTGCCCGACATGCTCGACGGCCGCTACGAGTCCGAAACCCGGCTGCTGCTGGCCTCGCGCGTGGTGCGCGACGACATGGACATCTTCTCCGCGCTGGCGCTGAACGATGTGGTGGTGAACCGCTCCGGCATTTCCGGCATGGTCGAGCTGGCGGTTTCGGTCGACGGCCACTTCATGTACAACCAGCGTTCCGACGGCCTGATCGTGTCGACCGCCACCGGCTCGACCGCCTACGCGCTGTCGGCCGGAGGGCCGATCCTGCATCCCACGCTGTCGGGCGTGGTGCTGGTGCCGATCGCCCCGCACGCGCTGTCCAACCGGCCGATCGTGCTGCCGCACGACGCCGAGGTCACCATCGAGGTGGCCAGCGCGCGCGACGCCAGCGTCAACTTCGACATGCAGTCGCTGACCTCGCTGCTGCCGGGCGACCGCATCGTGGTGCGGCGCTCGCAGAAGACCATCAACCTGCTGCACCCGGTGGGCTACAACTACTACGCCACGCTGCGCAAGAAGCTGCACTGGCACGAATACCCGTCCGAAGACAACCGCCTCTGA
- the recN gene encoding DNA repair protein RecN, with amino-acid sequence MLRSLSIRDFVIVDTLDLDFASGFTVFTGETGAGKSILIDALALVLGERADAGVVREGAPRASVSATFSTHAALDAWLAERELNSEDDGGVPTVLLRRTVDAGGRSKAFINGAAATLAQLREVGDQLVDIHGQHAHQQLLRPDAQRLLFDAHAGLTQQAAAVAEAWRAWRACVRQREAVEHQSREMQLERERLEWQVGELDKLNPQPGEWDEIQSEYNRLSHAAGLIDGSRAALDALSEADGSVLSALNGIVHRLQQLADVDPALRDVLAALEPAQLQAEEAAHSLTRYVDRLELDPERLQVVEERMQALHATARKYRLPPEQLPDELIARRQQLDDLQAAQDLNKVMAREAAAKAAYLTLAQHLSQARKQAAQALSGAVTDAMQGLSMAGGSFVAALNALDEGQSYGLEQVEFLVAGHAGVSARPLARVASGGELARISLAISVITSEASPTPTLIFDEVDTGIGGAVAEVVGRRLQELGRARQVLCVTHLPQVAAQAGTHLLVSKETTAEAEASVTRSRIRVLDPAGRVVETARMLGGATVTNTTLQHAQEMLAQGMADSGAGQPARAGKDGKRARRAAAG; translated from the coding sequence ATGCTGCGCAGCCTGTCCATCCGTGATTTCGTCATCGTCGACACCCTCGACCTCGACTTCGCCTCCGGCTTTACCGTGTTCACCGGCGAGACCGGCGCCGGCAAGTCGATACTGATCGACGCCCTGGCACTGGTGCTGGGCGAACGCGCCGATGCCGGCGTGGTGCGCGAAGGCGCGCCGCGCGCCAGCGTCAGCGCCACCTTCTCGACCCATGCCGCGCTCGATGCCTGGCTGGCCGAGCGCGAACTGAACAGCGAAGACGACGGCGGCGTGCCGACCGTGCTGCTGCGCCGTACCGTCGATGCCGGCGGCCGCAGCAAGGCCTTTATCAACGGCGCCGCCGCCACCCTGGCACAGCTGCGCGAAGTCGGTGACCAGCTGGTCGACATCCATGGCCAGCATGCGCACCAGCAACTGCTGCGCCCGGACGCGCAGCGGCTGCTGTTCGACGCCCACGCCGGGCTGACGCAGCAGGCCGCCGCGGTGGCCGAGGCCTGGCGCGCCTGGCGTGCCTGCGTGCGCCAGCGCGAAGCGGTCGAGCACCAGTCGCGCGAGATGCAGCTCGAGCGCGAGCGGCTCGAATGGCAAGTTGGGGAGCTGGACAAGCTCAACCCGCAGCCGGGCGAATGGGACGAGATCCAGTCCGAATACAACCGGCTCTCGCACGCCGCCGGCCTGATCGACGGCAGCCGCGCCGCGCTCGATGCGCTGTCCGAGGCCGACGGTTCGGTGCTGTCGGCGCTCAACGGCATCGTCCACCGGCTGCAGCAGCTGGCCGATGTCGATCCCGCGCTGCGCGACGTGCTGGCCGCGCTCGAGCCGGCGCAGCTGCAGGCCGAGGAAGCCGCGCACTCGCTGACGCGCTATGTCGACCGGCTCGAGCTCGACCCCGAGCGGCTGCAGGTGGTGGAAGAGCGCATGCAGGCGCTGCACGCCACCGCGCGCAAGTACCGCCTGCCGCCCGAGCAGTTGCCCGACGAGCTGATCGCGCGCCGCCAGCAGCTCGACGACCTGCAGGCCGCGCAGGACCTGAACAAGGTGATGGCGCGCGAGGCCGCGGCCAAGGCCGCCTACCTGACGCTGGCGCAGCACCTCAGCCAGGCCCGCAAGCAAGCGGCGCAGGCGCTGTCCGGCGCGGTCACCGACGCCATGCAGGGCCTGTCGATGGCGGGCGGCAGCTTTGTCGCCGCGCTCAATGCGCTCGACGAAGGCCAGAGCTACGGCCTCGAGCAGGTCGAGTTCCTGGTGGCGGGCCACGCCGGCGTCAGCGCGCGGCCGCTGGCCCGGGTGGCCTCCGGCGGCGAACTCGCGCGCATCAGCCTGGCGATCTCGGTGATCACCAGCGAAGCCTCGCCCACGCCCACGCTGATCTTCGACGAAGTCGACACCGGCATCGGCGGCGCGGTGGCCGAAGTGGTCGGCCGGCGCCTGCAGGAACTGGGCCGCGCGCGCCAGGTGCTGTGCGTGACCCACCTGCCGCAGGTAGCGGCGCAGGCCGGCACCCACCTGCTGGTGAGCAAGGAAACCACCGCCGAAGCCGAGGCATCGGTCACGCGTTCGCGCATCCGCGTGCTCGACCCTGCCGGGCGCGTGGTCGAGACCGCGCGCATGCTGGGCGGCGCCACCGTCACCAACACCACGCTGCAACATGCGCAGGAGATGCTGGCGCAGGGCATGGCCGACAGCGGCGCCGGCCAGCCCGCGCGCGCGGGCAAGGACGGCAAGCGCGCCCGCCGCGCCGCCGCCGGCTAA
- the mprA gene encoding MprA protease, GlyGly-CTERM protein-sorting domain-containing form, with protein MPQSALSVFRRNFAARRWRAITLAAAAACGAVPTGTALAAGAQSASAYTGHIIVRWRDGTTAVDGNGAARSPAAAEALKQLSERTGIAVSARRAMGGNLQLVQIPDSFAADPEAAAARLRQDPRVADAVPDRWLRLHDTLPDDPEFQVSQPYLKGTGTAVGGANLPRAWDRTRGSNGMVVAVVDTGILRHPDLEGRLLSGFDFISTTTVSNDGDGRDGDPTDAGDNLPAGFTCPGSSTPTPEPTNNSWHGTRVAGVLGALTNNARDIAGVDWNARILPVRVSGRCGALLSDTVDGMRWAGGLPVPNVPDNPNPARVVNISLGGGTCSSIEQQAVNDLNARGVVVVAAAGNNRGAVEAPADCSGVIAVTAHANDGENASYANVGAQVAISAPGGGCGNSQVVDGRCTVTPSVIRTLSNDGKTSLGNYVVTSSAGTSFATPMVSGVVAMMFTLNGSLTPAQVTAALKNSARPHPSGTFCTTNPGVCGAGLLDADGALLAALGMPPVQAAPAPAAEGGGGGGAVPLWSALLLAVAGLLSFALRRRGW; from the coding sequence ATGCCGCAATCCGCGCTGTCCGTGTTCCGCCGCAACTTCGCGGCCCGCCGCTGGCGGGCCATCACCCTGGCCGCCGCCGCTGCCTGCGGCGCGGTCCCGACCGGCACGGCACTCGCAGCCGGCGCGCAGTCCGCATCCGCCTATACCGGCCACATCATCGTGCGCTGGCGCGACGGCACCACCGCGGTCGACGGCAACGGTGCCGCCAGGTCGCCGGCTGCCGCCGAGGCCCTCAAGCAACTGAGCGAACGCACCGGCATCGCCGTCTCGGCACGCCGGGCCATGGGTGGCAACCTGCAGTTAGTGCAGATCCCCGACAGCTTCGCCGCCGACCCCGAAGCGGCGGCGGCGCGCCTGCGCCAGGATCCGCGCGTGGCCGACGCCGTGCCCGACCGCTGGCTGCGGCTGCACGACACCCTGCCCGACGATCCCGAGTTCCAGGTCAGCCAGCCGTACCTGAAGGGCACCGGCACCGCCGTCGGCGGCGCCAACCTGCCGCGCGCGTGGGACCGCACGCGCGGCAGCAACGGCATGGTGGTGGCGGTGGTGGACACCGGCATCCTGCGCCACCCCGACCTGGAGGGACGGCTGCTGTCCGGCTTCGACTTCATCAGCACCACCACGGTCTCCAATGACGGCGACGGCCGCGACGGCGACCCGACCGATGCCGGCGACAACCTGCCGGCCGGCTTCACCTGCCCGGGCAGCAGCACGCCCACGCCCGAACCGACCAACAACAGCTGGCATGGCACGCGCGTGGCCGGCGTGCTGGGGGCGCTGACCAACAACGCGCGCGATATCGCCGGCGTCGACTGGAATGCCCGCATCCTGCCGGTGCGGGTCTCGGGACGCTGCGGCGCGCTGCTGTCCGACACCGTCGACGGCATGCGCTGGGCCGGCGGCCTGCCGGTGCCGAACGTGCCGGACAACCCTAACCCGGCGCGCGTGGTCAATATCAGCCTGGGCGGCGGCACCTGCAGCAGCATCGAGCAGCAGGCGGTCAACGACCTGAACGCGCGCGGCGTGGTGGTGGTGGCCGCGGCCGGCAACAACCGCGGCGCGGTCGAGGCGCCGGCCGACTGCAGCGGCGTGATCGCGGTCACCGCGCACGCCAACGACGGCGAGAACGCCAGCTATGCCAACGTCGGCGCGCAGGTGGCGATCAGTGCGCCGGGCGGCGGCTGCGGCAACTCGCAGGTGGTCGACGGCCGCTGCACGGTCACGCCATCGGTGATCCGCACCCTCAGCAACGACGGCAAGACCTCCCTCGGCAACTACGTGGTGACGTCGTCCGCCGGCACCAGCTTTGCCACACCGATGGTATCGGGCGTGGTAGCCATGATGTTCACGCTCAACGGCTCGCTGACGCCGGCGCAGGTCACCGCCGCGCTGAAGAATTCAGCGCGCCCGCATCCGTCCGGCACGTTTTGCACCACCAATCCGGGTGTGTGCGGCGCAGGCCTGCTCGATGCCGACGGCGCGCTGCTGGCCGCGCTGGGGATGCCGCCGGTGCAGGCTGCGCCGGCACCGGCGGCGGAGGGCGGCGGTGGCGGCGGCGCGGTACCGCTGTGGAGCGCGCTGCTGCTTGCGGTGGCAGGCCTGCTCAGCTTCGCGCTGCGGCGCCGGGGCTGGTAG